One segment of Solanum stenotomum isolate F172 chromosome 1, ASM1918654v1, whole genome shotgun sequence DNA contains the following:
- the LOC125878218 gene encoding methyl jasmonate esterase 1-like isoform X1: MTTFSAAIVSPSAIIGTGRKSFYKRTKKMSGLNLFGSEKANKHVASLSLMNMCSLKTPSLGAKSLSQPKAKKHFVLLHTGCHGAWCWYKIVELMKSSGHNVTALDLGSSGTNSKQALEITTFSDYLSPLMKFMASLAAHEKIVLVGHSFAGLGISKAMENFPENISVAVFIAALMPGPTFNVTTVYTKTCGAIIPELDNHVTYDNGPGNPPTTLILGPKFMETNLYQLSPIKDLKLATKLVRPLYLYPVENIYEEIVLSRKRYGSVKRVFIIAAESKALNKEFQHWMIENNPPDEVKEILGSDHMVMMSKPQQLFTTLLHIANSHV, translated from the exons ATGACAACATTTTCAGCTGCAATAGTAAGTCCATCAGCCATTATAGGCACAGGAAGAAAATCTttctacaaaagaaccaaaaagaTGAGTGGATTGAACTTATTTGGAAGTGAAAAGGCAAATAAGCATGTTGCCTCATTAAGCCTCATGAATATGTGCTCACTGAAAACCCCATCACTAGGTGCAAAAAGCTTGTCACAACCCAAAGCTAAGAAGCACTTTGTGCTACTTCATACCGGATGTCATGGAGCCTGGTGTTGGTATAAGATTGTAGAATTGATGAAATCTTCAGGGCATAATGTTACAGCTCTTGACTTGGGTTCTTCAGGAACCAACTCCAAACAGGCCCTCGAAATCACAACTTTTTCTGATTATTTGAGTCCGCTAATGAAGTTCATGGCTTCACTTGCTGCACATGAAAAAATAGTTCTGGTAGGCCATAGCTTTGCTGGACTCGGCATCTCTAAAGCCATGGAAAATTTTCCAGAAAACATTTCAGTTGCTGTATTTATCGCTGCTTTAATGCCTGGTCCAACTTTCAATGTAACTACCGTCTACACTAAG aCATGTGGTGCAATAATACCTGAACTTGATAATCACGTTACATACGACAATGGACCTGGGAATCCTCCAACCACACTCATCCTAGGTCCCAAGTTCATGGAAACTAATCTTTACCAGCTGAGCCCAATTAAG GATTTGAAGCTGGCTACTAAATTAGTAAGACCGCTATATTTATATCCTGTGGAAAATATTTATGAGGAGATAGTTCTTTCAAGAAAAAGGTACGGATCAGTTAAGCGGGTGTTCATTATTGCTGCCGAAAGTAAAGCTCTGAACAAAGAGTTTCAACATTGGATGATTGAAAATAATCCACCTGATGAAGTGAAAGAGATTTTAGGCTCTGATCACATGGTCATGATGTCTAAGCCTCAACAACTTTTTACTACTCTTCTGCATATTGCCAATTCACATGTCTGA
- the LOC125878218 gene encoding methyl jasmonate esterase 1-like isoform X2 yields MTTFSAAIVSPSAIIGTGRKSFYKRTKKMSGLNLFGSEKANKHVASLSLMNMCSLKTPSLGAKSLSQPKAKKHFVLLHTGCHGAWCWYKIVELMKSSGHNVTALDLGSSGTNSKQALEITTFSDYLSPLMKFMASLAAHEKIVLVGHSFAGLGISKAMENFPENISVAVFIAALMPGPTFNVTTVYTKDLKLATKLVRPLYLYPVENIYEEIVLSRKRYGSVKRVFIIAAESKALNKEFQHWMIENNPPDEVKEILGSDHMVMMSKPQQLFTTLLHIANSHV; encoded by the exons ATGACAACATTTTCAGCTGCAATAGTAAGTCCATCAGCCATTATAGGCACAGGAAGAAAATCTttctacaaaagaaccaaaaagaTGAGTGGATTGAACTTATTTGGAAGTGAAAAGGCAAATAAGCATGTTGCCTCATTAAGCCTCATGAATATGTGCTCACTGAAAACCCCATCACTAGGTGCAAAAAGCTTGTCACAACCCAAAGCTAAGAAGCACTTTGTGCTACTTCATACCGGATGTCATGGAGCCTGGTGTTGGTATAAGATTGTAGAATTGATGAAATCTTCAGGGCATAATGTTACAGCTCTTGACTTGGGTTCTTCAGGAACCAACTCCAAACAGGCCCTCGAAATCACAACTTTTTCTGATTATTTGAGTCCGCTAATGAAGTTCATGGCTTCACTTGCTGCACATGAAAAAATAGTTCTGGTAGGCCATAGCTTTGCTGGACTCGGCATCTCTAAAGCCATGGAAAATTTTCCAGAAAACATTTCAGTTGCTGTATTTATCGCTGCTTTAATGCCTGGTCCAACTTTCAATGTAACTACCGTCTACACTAAG GATTTGAAGCTGGCTACTAAATTAGTAAGACCGCTATATTTATATCCTGTGGAAAATATTTATGAGGAGATAGTTCTTTCAAGAAAAAGGTACGGATCAGTTAAGCGGGTGTTCATTATTGCTGCCGAAAGTAAAGCTCTGAACAAAGAGTTTCAACATTGGATGATTGAAAATAATCCACCTGATGAAGTGAAAGAGATTTTAGGCTCTGATCACATGGTCATGATGTCTAAGCCTCAACAACTTTTTACTACTCTTCTGCATATTGCCAATTCACATGTCTGA
- the LOC125849466 gene encoding methyl jasmonate esterase 1-like, with translation MTTLFAATVNSAANIVGTKMSSKIKRNKMKYNISGFNSFRDQKATNHVASLSLPFSTANIVSSSQPKGGALSSTYNALLILMFAYADAILSGPNNFVLVHTGCHGAWSWYKIVELMTSSGHNVTAIDLGASGNNPKQALEIPSFFDYLSPLMEFMASLPAHKKVVLVGHSLGGLAISKAMETFPEKISSVVFVTALMPGPTLNASIVYTQSSSAVLPELDNRVTYDNGPTSPPTTLILGSKFLASNLYQLSPIKDWTMATKLVRPLYLYHAEDVSKEIVLSRKRYGSVRRVFIVATESKAFNKEFQRWMIENNPPNEVEEISDSDHMIMMSKPQQLFTTLLRIANK, from the exons ATGACAACATTATTTGCAGCAACAGTAAATTCAGCAGCCAATATTGTAGGTACAAAGATGTCATCCAAgatcaaaagaaacaaaatgaaGTACAACATTAGTGGATTCAACTCATTTAGAGATCAAAAGGCAACTAACCATGTTGCCTCATTAAGCCTCCCTTTCTCCACTGCAAACATTGTTAGCTCATCACAACCCAAAGGTGGAGCTTTGTCCTCTACGTACAATGCGC TTCTAATACTTATGTTTGCATATGCAGATGCTATCTTGTCAGGGCCTAATAACTTTGTGCTAGTTCATACGGGATGTCATGGAGCCTGGTCTTGGTACAAGATTGTAGAATTGATGACATCTTCAGGGCATAATGTTACAGCTATTGACTTGGGTGCTTCAGGAAACAACCCAAAACAGGCACTGGAAATTCCAAGTTTTTTCGATTACTTGAGTCCACTAATGGAGTTCATGGCTTCACTTCCTGCTCATAAAAAAGTAGTTCTTGTAGGCCATAGCCTTGGTGGACTCGCCATCTCTAAAGCCATGGAAACATTCCCCGAAAAGATTTCATCTGTTGTATTTGTCACTGCTCTAATGCCTGGTCCAACTCTCAATGCAAGCATCGTCTACACTCAG TCATCTAGTGCAGTACTACCTGAACTTGATAATCGCGTTACATACGACAATGGACCTACGAGTCCTCCAACCACCCTCATCCTAGGTTCGAAGTTCTTGGCAAGTAATCTTTACCAGTTGAGTCCAATTAAG GATTGGACGATGGCGACTAAACTAGTCAGGCCACTATATTTATATCATGCTGAAGATGTTTCTAAGGAGATAGTTCTTTCAAGGAAAAGGTATGGATCAGTTAGGCGAGTGTTCATTGTTGCTACTGAAAGTAAAGCTTTTAACAAAGAATTTCAACGATGGATGATTGAAAATAATCCTCCTAATGAAGTGGAAGAGATCTCAGACTCTGATCACATGATCATGATGTCTAAGCCTCAACAACTTTTTACTACCCTTCTGCGCATAGCCAACAAGTAG